Proteins encoded together in one Triticum dicoccoides isolate Atlit2015 ecotype Zavitan chromosome 7B, WEW_v2.0, whole genome shotgun sequence window:
- the LOC119336803 gene encoding 60S ribosomal protein L7a-2-like, translated as MAPKRGGKAPVPAKKKTEKVTNPLFEKRPKQFGIGGALPPKKDLHRFVKWPKVVRIQRQRRILKQRLKVPPALHQFTRTLDKNLATNLFKMLLKYRPEGKVAKKERLLKRAQAEAEGKTVEAKKPIVVKYGLNHVTYLIEQSKAQLVVIAHDVDPIELVVWLPALCRKMEVPYCIVKGKSRLGSIVHKKTASVLCLTTVKNEDKLEFSKILEAIKANFNDKFDEVRKKWGGGVMGSKSQAKTKARERLIAKEAAQRMN; from the exons ATG GCCCCTAAGCGAGGCGGCAAGGCGCCGGTCCCGGCGAAGAAGAAAACG GAGAAGGTGACCAACCCGCTGTTCGAGAAGAGGCCGAAGCAATTCGGCATCGGTGGCGCCCTCCCGCCCAAGAAGGACCTCCACCGCTTCGTTAAGTGGCCCAAGGTTGTGCGCATCCAGCGccagcgccgcatcctcaagcagcgcctcaaggtgcCCCCGGCACTCCACCAGTTCACCCGCACCCTCGACAAGAACCTTG CAACAAACTTGTTCAAGATGCTTCTTAAGTACCGGCCTGAAGGCAAAGTTGCCAAGAAGGAGAGGCTTCTAAAGAGGGCCCAGGCTGAAGCTGAAGGTAAAACTGTTGAGGCCAAGAAGCCAATAGTTGTGAAGTATGGCCTTAACCATGTTACCTACCTAATCGAGCAG AGTAAAGCCCAGCTGGTTGTCATAGCTCATGATGTTGATCCGATTGAGCTGGTTGTGTGGCTCCCTGCTCTTTGCAGGAAAATGGAGGTCCCTTACTGCATTGTCAAGGGAAAATCTCGCCTTGGATCG ATTGTTCACAAGAAGACTGCCTCTGTTCTGTGCCTGACCACAGTGAAGAATGAGGATAAGCTTGAGTTCAGCAAGATCCTTGAGGCTATTAAG GCGAACTTCAACGACAAATTCGACGAGGTTAGGAAGAAGTGGGGTGGTGGTGTCATGGGCTCCAAGTCGCAAGCGAAGACCAAGGCCAGGGAAAGGCTTATCGCAAAGGAGGCTGCGCAGCGGATGAACTAA